A window of Longispora fulva contains these coding sequences:
- a CDS encoding bestrophin family protein yields MIDYDPKNWASVVVRFHGTIAPRLVVRVGIAAGLGLVAALLNTRGFKMSATAHTLIGVALGLLLVFRTNASYERYWEGRKLLGVMITRSRDLARQVTSFPHSDLPCVQPAVADVCRYLSAFFKLGMQSLRGERDLAALGDLLTAEERSVLQPHAARAPMMTSLMSARIAELARAGALEPHHVMVMDANITALQDAFGGCERIVRTPVPFAYAQHIKLALLLFTATVPFAIADTTRWLTPIASAFIAYALIGIDEIGVEIEEPFGHDPNDLPIDKIAQAIADGVEDISSASVMARRLTAGGDSSVEVPTVMPKAKNVSHPEGAMAQEGARA; encoded by the coding sequence ATGATTGACTACGATCCGAAAAACTGGGCATCGGTCGTGGTGCGGTTCCACGGAACGATCGCACCGCGGCTGGTTGTACGAGTGGGCATCGCAGCCGGCCTTGGCCTCGTGGCGGCGCTGCTCAACACGCGAGGGTTCAAGATGTCGGCCACCGCGCACACGCTCATCGGTGTCGCTCTGGGGTTGCTGCTGGTGTTCCGCACCAACGCCTCGTATGAGCGGTACTGGGAGGGGCGGAAGCTGCTCGGTGTGATGATCACCCGCTCACGGGACCTCGCACGGCAGGTGACCTCTTTCCCCCACAGTGATCTGCCATGTGTGCAGCCCGCGGTGGCTGATGTCTGCCGGTACCTGAGCGCGTTCTTCAAGCTCGGCATGCAGAGCTTGCGAGGCGAGCGGGACCTGGCCGCACTCGGCGACCTTCTGACCGCCGAGGAACGGAGTGTCCTCCAGCCTCACGCGGCCCGCGCGCCGATGATGACCTCCCTGATGTCGGCCCGCATCGCGGAGTTGGCGCGTGCCGGTGCGCTCGAACCCCATCACGTCATGGTGATGGACGCGAACATCACCGCGCTTCAGGACGCTTTTGGCGGATGTGAACGCATCGTGCGAACCCCCGTGCCGTTCGCCTACGCGCAGCACATCAAACTGGCGCTGCTGCTGTTCACGGCCACGGTGCCGTTCGCGATCGCCGACACGACCCGTTGGTTGACGCCGATAGCAAGCGCCTTCATCGCATACGCCCTCATCGGCATCGATGAGATCGGGGTCGAGATCGAAGAGCCGTTCGGGCATGATCCCAATGACCTGCCCATCGACAAGATCGCCCAGGCGATCGCGGACGGCGTGGAAGACATCTCCAGCGCCTCGGTCATGGCCCGGCGACTCACGGCCGGAGGCGACTCGTCCGTCGAGGTGCCGACTGTCATGCCCAAGGCGAAGAACGTTTCACACCCTGAAGGTGCCATGGCTCAGGAGGGGGCGCGTGCCTGA
- a CDS encoding lipase family protein: MRSEVRLSGSECKPGTLLHAEKLPRELWPVGAADAFRIEYQGVDYLGRSRSVAGSVFVPEAGSAGATRPVLGWAHCTVGLNSNNAPSRVGLLPAEREHLSDWLRQGFVVAASDYEGLGTPEPHPYLNGEAIADDIVDIVRAVHQLDVSVDTRTVIGGFSQGGHGALYTAIMCTSYAPELDLRGTVSLAPPVRFIDFIALRTTKGDELVDALVPVVLAGLQVTHPEFAAERFLTDKGMRLLNLAATQSMGAVEEAAATTSNDDAGFTGLTERREVQLLLAYADLPVTRCDRPLFIGAGELDPILPAAQAAAFAGEMKTAGNDVTFHGYDGADHLELLKPAGLDASAWARALVDTASGDLRPAVGRDSGRDRRFRVLDATGDGHLSAGDFEALALRLVQRFGQAPGAPLARQIRAGYRALWRVLREQLDIDGDGTISLEEFLASSDVATSPEFDTTVESLARAVIALVEPDGQVLTREKFRALLAGCGVGENESGEILAELDTNRDGSLDVTEIVASIRDFCLGKNPEAPGYWLFGRA, encoded by the coding sequence ATGCGGTCCGAGGTGCGGCTGTCTGGTTCCGAGTGCAAGCCTGGAACGCTTCTCCATGCCGAGAAGCTGCCCCGGGAGTTGTGGCCGGTGGGCGCGGCGGACGCTTTCCGCATCGAGTACCAGGGCGTGGACTACCTCGGGAGGTCGCGTTCCGTCGCCGGTTCGGTCTTCGTGCCCGAGGCCGGGTCGGCGGGGGCGACCCGGCCGGTGTTGGGGTGGGCGCACTGTACGGTCGGGCTCAACAGCAACAACGCACCATCCCGGGTGGGCCTGCTTCCCGCGGAGCGTGAACACCTCTCCGATTGGCTGCGGCAAGGGTTCGTCGTGGCCGCCAGCGACTACGAGGGTCTGGGGACTCCGGAGCCGCACCCGTACCTCAACGGTGAGGCGATCGCCGACGACATCGTCGACATCGTTCGCGCGGTCCACCAGCTCGATGTCTCGGTGGACACCCGCACCGTGATCGGGGGGTTCTCCCAGGGCGGCCACGGTGCGCTCTACACGGCCATCATGTGCACCTCCTACGCCCCCGAGTTGGACCTGCGCGGCACCGTCTCCCTGGCCCCGCCGGTGCGGTTCATCGACTTCATCGCGCTCAGGACCACCAAGGGCGACGAGCTCGTCGATGCTCTCGTTCCCGTGGTCCTGGCCGGACTACAGGTGACGCACCCCGAGTTCGCGGCCGAACGGTTCCTCACGGACAAGGGCATGCGTCTGTTGAACCTGGCGGCAACGCAGTCGATGGGTGCCGTCGAGGAGGCGGCGGCGACCACGAGCAACGACGACGCCGGCTTCACCGGCCTCACCGAGCGCCGCGAGGTGCAGCTCCTCCTCGCGTACGCCGACCTGCCGGTCACCCGATGTGATCGTCCGCTGTTCATCGGTGCCGGAGAGCTCGACCCCATTCTGCCCGCGGCGCAGGCCGCGGCGTTCGCAGGGGAGATGAAGACCGCCGGCAACGACGTCACCTTCCACGGCTATGACGGCGCCGACCACCTCGAACTGTTGAAACCCGCAGGGCTGGACGCCTCCGCCTGGGCCCGTGCGCTGGTCGACACCGCATCCGGTGATCTCCGACCGGCAGTGGGGAGGGACTCCGGCAGGGACAGGCGGTTTCGGGTCCTCGACGCCACGGGCGACGGCCACCTCAGTGCCGGCGACTTCGAGGCACTGGCGCTGCGGCTGGTACAACGCTTCGGCCAGGCCCCTGGTGCGCCGCTGGCCAGGCAGATCCGTGCGGGATACCGCGCACTCTGGCGCGTGCTGCGAGAACAGCTCGACATCGACGGCGATGGCACCATCAGTCTCGAAGAGTTCCTTGCCTCATCCGACGTCGCCACCTCGCCGGAATTCGACACCACAGTGGAGTCCCTCGCCAGAGCGGTCATCGCACTCGTCGAACCCGACGGCCAGGTGCTCACCCGGGAGAAGTTCCGCGCCCTGCTCGCCGGGTGCGGCGTCGGGGAGAACGAATCGGGCGAGATTCTCGCCGAACTCGACACCAACCGCGACGGCAGCCTCGACGTGACGGAGATCGTCGCCAGCATCCGCGACTTCTGTCTCGGCAAGAATCCTGAGGCCCCCGGCTACTGGCTCTTCGGCCGTGCCTGA
- a CDS encoding cupin domain-containing protein translates to MRTFTSHDAALTNEYGIQVGRWSQYENLSGLPFDAMWCVIEPGGSTTEHGHPEVEYMVVLSGSGRLTTPNAVTEVEPGTVLLLDSDETHVIDNLSDSERLVLLSTYWLPGASQEGPSA, encoded by the coding sequence ATGCGCACATTCACCAGTCACGACGCCGCTTTGACCAACGAGTACGGCATCCAGGTCGGCCGCTGGTCGCAGTACGAGAACCTGTCCGGGCTGCCCTTCGACGCGATGTGGTGCGTCATCGAGCCCGGCGGCTCCACCACCGAGCACGGCCACCCCGAGGTGGAGTACATGGTGGTGCTCAGCGGCTCCGGCCGGCTCACCACCCCGAACGCGGTGACGGAGGTCGAGCCGGGAACGGTGCTCCTCCTCGACAGCGACGAGACGCACGTCATCGACAACCTCTCCGACTCCGAGCGACTCGTCCTGCTCAGCACCTACTGGCTGCCCGGGGCGAGCCAGGAAGGCCCGTCCGCGTGA
- a CDS encoding FAD-dependent oxidoreductase encodes MRVGIVGDGIAGTLLTWQLARTHRDLDLTLFPGATVGHPPAVVTASAASGGLVRGFEADPRSRAHATAALTELLASPTLRRWSRYTETGSVYVLTHGRIAADGADELDRSVRDSVELVDGAALRTRYGFEGLPAHAVGVAERRAGYVSPAHWRDAVLTELGWLGVTVAAPVSALAAGPVAACDVVIVAAGAWTAPLLSAAGFPAGGLRTKMIQYGVYPASGLLPPCFVDDTSGLYGRPAPGGMLLGLPTEGWDVAPEDVRADAGLADHVGAASALRLPGLRLDGRPRLVAATDSYHDAPGLRLRRVGDAHVYTFAGGSGGAAKTVLAASAEAAGHLVRGLRSSTTTTIGTTAGDDFRGN; translated from the coding sequence ATGAGAGTGGGCATCGTCGGGGACGGGATCGCCGGCACGCTCCTGACCTGGCAGCTCGCCCGGACCCACCGGGATCTGGACCTCACACTGTTCCCCGGTGCGACCGTCGGGCACCCGCCCGCGGTGGTGACCGCCTCGGCGGCGTCCGGCGGACTCGTCCGGGGCTTCGAGGCCGACCCACGCTCGCGCGCCCACGCGACGGCGGCTCTGACCGAGTTGTTGGCCAGCCCGACCCTGCGCCGCTGGTCGCGGTACACCGAAACGGGTTCGGTGTATGTGCTCACACACGGTCGGATCGCCGCCGACGGCGCGGACGAGCTCGACCGGTCGGTGCGGGACTCGGTCGAACTGGTCGACGGAGCGGCCCTGCGGACGAGGTACGGCTTCGAGGGGCTGCCCGCGCACGCGGTCGGCGTCGCCGAACGGCGGGCCGGGTACGTTTCCCCGGCGCACTGGCGGGACGCCGTCCTGACCGAGCTCGGCTGGCTGGGCGTGACGGTGGCCGCGCCGGTGTCCGCGCTCGCGGCCGGTCCTGTGGCCGCCTGCGATGTCGTGATCGTGGCAGCCGGCGCATGGACCGCCCCACTGCTGTCCGCCGCAGGGTTCCCGGCCGGCGGACTGCGCACCAAGATGATCCAGTACGGCGTCTACCCGGCCTCGGGGCTCCTGCCGCCGTGCTTCGTCGACGACACCAGCGGCCTGTACGGCCGGCCGGCGCCCGGGGGCATGCTGCTTGGACTGCCCACCGAGGGCTGGGACGTGGCACCGGAGGACGTGCGCGCTGACGCCGGGCTCGCGGACCACGTGGGCGCCGCGTCGGCGCTGCGGCTGCCGGGGCTGCGGCTCGACGGGCGGCCCAGGCTGGTCGCGGCCACCGACTCCTATCACGACGCGCCGGGCCTTCGGCTGCGCCGGGTCGGCGACGCGCACGTGTACACCTTCGCCGGCGGCAGCGGGGGTGCCGCCAAGACCGTGCTCGCGGCCAGCGCAGAAGCCGCTGGGCACCTCGTCCGGGGACTGCGGTCGAGTACGACCACCACCATCGGCACCACAGCGGGAGACGACTTTCGTGGCAACTGA
- a CDS encoding LuxR C-terminal-related transcriptional regulator, translating into MPRRPRRQRPGIAGVNAETARSVYVTLETVKSHIRNLPAKLEVRDRTQAVVWAYRAGFIDRQPTGASTARITPGVG; encoded by the coding sequence GTGCCACGTCGGCCGCGCAGGCAGCGACCCGGCATCGCCGGGGTCAACGCGGAGACCGCCCGGTCGGTGTACGTCACCCTGGAAACCGTCAAGAGCCACATCAGGAACCTGCCGGCCAAGCTGGAGGTACGCGACCGCACCCAGGCCGTCGTGTGGGCCTACCGCGCCGGCTTCATCGACCGCCAGCCCACAGGTGCGTCCACGGCCAGGATCACACCGGGCGTTGGATAG
- a CDS encoding lipase family protein, with protein MTLVDSARPHVLAGTSGTLADVSALPADLWPEGSRQGMRLRYWSRGRLTSGSVFLPEAEPSGTGWPIVTWAHCMVGIGGSNAPSLGGLPRLERVHLTAWLRRGFVVAAADYLGLDAHGITPYPYGEPLASDILDIARAVQDLGAPIDAPVIAAGFSQGADVALYAALLWQSHAPELDFRGTVALAPLDYPTFFTAVTKDEDSPVEQLVPMLLAGMRAHSPTFEPRDFLTDHGNRLVEVAATASMPQMRAAMAPFRNSDLGVSGMMRRLDIQCLLAEARPPVTRYHPPLLLCTTTRDILSPPKSTARLQTQLRECGTDATFRCYEGVNHLSALPTTAHDSARWAHDLLATHPTHRIATNSDRTRS; from the coding sequence ATGACTCTCGTCGATTCAGCCCGGCCACACGTCCTCGCGGGGACATCAGGCACTCTGGCCGACGTCTCGGCGCTTCCCGCTGATCTGTGGCCCGAGGGTAGCCGGCAGGGAATGCGGCTACGGTACTGGAGCAGGGGACGGCTGACCTCAGGTTCGGTGTTCCTTCCCGAGGCCGAGCCGTCCGGGACGGGTTGGCCGATCGTGACCTGGGCGCATTGCATGGTCGGGATCGGGGGGTCGAACGCTCCGTCGTTGGGAGGTCTGCCCCGTCTCGAACGCGTCCACCTCACCGCCTGGTTGCGACGAGGGTTCGTGGTGGCCGCGGCGGACTACCTGGGGCTCGATGCCCATGGCATCACTCCCTACCCCTACGGGGAGCCGCTCGCCAGCGACATCCTCGACATCGCCCGGGCCGTCCAAGACCTCGGAGCGCCGATCGACGCTCCGGTGATCGCCGCCGGCTTCTCCCAAGGCGCCGACGTGGCGCTGTACGCCGCACTCCTGTGGCAGTCCCACGCACCGGAGTTGGACTTCCGTGGGACGGTCGCCCTGGCCCCGCTGGACTATCCGACGTTCTTCACCGCCGTCACCAAGGATGAGGACTCCCCTGTCGAGCAGCTGGTACCGATGCTGCTCGCCGGCATGCGAGCACACAGCCCGACCTTCGAGCCTCGCGACTTCCTGACCGACCACGGGAACCGACTGGTCGAGGTGGCGGCCACCGCGTCCATGCCACAGATGCGGGCCGCCATGGCACCGTTCCGCAACAGTGACCTCGGAGTCAGCGGCATGATGCGACGCCTCGACATCCAATGCCTTCTCGCCGAGGCCCGGCCCCCGGTCACCCGATACCACCCGCCCTTGCTGCTGTGCACCACCACCCGGGACATCCTCTCGCCCCCGAAGAGCACAGCGCGACTCCAAACCCAACTACGCGAGTGTGGTACCGACGCCACGTTTCGCTGCTACGAAGGCGTGAATCACCTGTCCGCCCTCCCCACCACGGCGCACGACAGCGCGCGGTGGGCCCACGACCTCCTGGCGACACACCCAACTCACCGCATCGCCACGAACTCGGACCGAACGCGATCATGA
- a CDS encoding SidA/IucD/PvdA family monooxygenase: MATDIPEYHAVGIGAGPANLSVAALFDKVGPGRELALFESQSAPGWHDTMLHAGVRMQTGWLKDLVSLLDPTHHLSFLNYLVTTGRVFGLIGAGFDTIPRIEFTQYLEWAAQQLPRISYGVRIDQVSFEDGRFVSHSGGRAVARSEHLLVATGTRPQMPNWFAALPADRAIIADGLSQRLADLPADLDAPILVVGSGQTSAECVNVLLGRGHTDIRWVGRRSWFAPLEDSPSANDLYRPAYQEYFLGLPRQARRDLVGSQILTSDGISPGTLSGLYQSNYESRLRTGRFPVTILPARDVVEARMVGDEIELGCDTPGGRDAQRGVFVVLAAGRTTAPLPFDAELAREVDVSDAGEPIIEGDYSLRWKGADRNKIFLLNRGRYVQGLVDSNLSILPIRSAMIINSMAQRSVYTFRDDYVSTRWS; this comes from the coding sequence GTGGCAACTGACATTCCGGAATATCACGCGGTAGGCATCGGCGCCGGCCCGGCCAACCTGAGCGTGGCCGCTCTGTTCGACAAGGTGGGACCGGGGCGGGAACTGGCGCTGTTCGAGAGCCAGAGCGCCCCGGGCTGGCACGACACCATGCTGCATGCCGGGGTGCGGATGCAGACCGGGTGGCTCAAGGACCTGGTGTCGCTGCTGGACCCGACCCACCACCTGTCCTTCCTGAACTACCTCGTCACCACCGGCCGGGTGTTCGGCCTGATCGGTGCGGGGTTCGACACGATTCCCCGGATCGAGTTCACCCAGTACCTGGAGTGGGCCGCCCAGCAGCTGCCCCGGATCAGCTACGGGGTGCGCATCGACCAGGTGTCCTTCGAGGACGGCCGGTTCGTCAGCCACAGCGGGGGCAGGGCCGTGGCCCGGTCCGAGCACCTGCTGGTGGCCACCGGAACCCGGCCGCAGATGCCGAACTGGTTCGCCGCGCTGCCGGCCGACCGGGCGATCATCGCCGACGGGTTGTCGCAGCGGCTCGCCGACCTGCCCGCCGACCTGGACGCGCCGATCCTCGTGGTCGGCAGCGGGCAGACCAGCGCGGAGTGCGTCAACGTCCTGCTCGGGCGGGGCCACACCGACATCCGGTGGGTGGGCCGGCGGTCCTGGTTCGCGCCGCTGGAGGACTCGCCCTCGGCGAACGACCTGTACCGGCCGGCCTACCAGGAGTACTTCCTCGGACTGCCGCGTCAGGCCCGCCGGGACCTGGTGGGTTCGCAGATCCTCACCAGCGACGGCATCTCCCCGGGCACGCTCAGCGGCCTGTACCAGAGCAACTACGAGTCGCGCCTGCGAACCGGCCGGTTCCCGGTGACGATCCTGCCTGCCCGCGACGTCGTCGAGGCCCGGATGGTGGGCGACGAGATCGAGCTCGGGTGCGACACGCCCGGGGGCCGCGACGCGCAGCGGGGCGTGTTCGTGGTGCTCGCGGCCGGCCGGACGACCGCGCCGCTGCCGTTCGACGCCGAGCTGGCGCGGGAGGTCGACGTGTCCGACGCCGGCGAGCCGATCATCGAGGGCGACTACTCGCTGCGGTGGAAGGGCGCCGACCGCAACAAGATCTTCCTGCTCAACCGGGGCCGGTACGTCCAGGGCCTGGTCGACTCGAACCTGAGCATCCTGCCGATCCGCAGCGCCATGATCATCAACTCGATGGCGCAGCGCTCGGTGTACACCTTCCGCGACGACTATGTGAGCACCCGGTGGAGCTGA
- a CDS encoding class I tRNA ligase family protein has product MSAEARGLTLITAIQPTPNGPLHLGHLSGPYVAADIAARAARAAGRDVMIMGGLDTHQNYVLTRAEADGRTGAESCTAYSDLIRRGMAAARLEYDLFLDPQTDGSYRRGVAALFTELVDGKVIPVGEATLATCADCARVVHHARVSGRCPHCGQGASGGTCEGCGSFLTALDLLDATSTCHGTALVPAAFRVPVLKLEDHRSQLAEHWAKSVMPPRVRTLLAGYLATGLPEIPLAYPSDWGIAWDCDGAELRIDVWAEMALGYLYAVSRHLDADAPATLVACVAGWAGVGEMWNFFGIDNAFYHLALIPAVLQAAGLRSGPRMGLVVNEFYLLDGMKFSTSRGHAIWSHELLATEDPAVVRAYLSWDRPDTHGTDFTLAGFTAFKEYLGRILAGVDASPLPAALADAELERALRALRLETFDVAAAVRGAVNAHAARPEGARRVLDAVFGIGQPG; this is encoded by the coding sequence GTGAGCGCCGAGGCGCGCGGCCTGACGCTGATCACCGCGATCCAGCCGACCCCGAACGGTCCGCTGCACCTCGGGCACCTGTCCGGCCCGTACGTCGCGGCGGACATCGCGGCGCGGGCGGCCAGGGCGGCCGGCCGGGACGTCATGATCATGGGCGGGCTCGACACCCACCAGAACTACGTGCTCACCCGGGCCGAGGCCGACGGCCGGACGGGCGCGGAGAGTTGCACCGCGTACTCCGACCTGATCCGCCGGGGCATGGCCGCCGCGCGGCTGGAGTACGACCTGTTCCTGGACCCGCAGACCGACGGGTCCTACCGGCGGGGCGTCGCGGCACTGTTCACCGAGCTGGTCGATGGCAAGGTCATCCCGGTCGGCGAGGCCACGCTCGCCACCTGCGCGGACTGCGCGAGGGTCGTGCACCACGCCAGGGTGTCGGGGCGGTGCCCGCACTGCGGTCAGGGCGCCAGCGGCGGGACCTGCGAGGGCTGCGGGAGCTTCCTGACCGCGCTGGACCTGCTTGACGCGACCTCGACCTGCCACGGGACGGCGCTGGTTCCGGCGGCGTTCCGGGTGCCGGTGCTCAAGCTCGAGGACCACCGGTCCCAGCTGGCCGAACACTGGGCGAAGTCGGTCATGCCGCCCAGGGTCCGCACGCTGCTCGCCGGCTACCTGGCCACCGGTCTGCCCGAGATTCCACTCGCGTACCCCAGCGACTGGGGCATCGCGTGGGACTGCGACGGCGCGGAACTGCGGATCGACGTGTGGGCGGAGATGGCCCTGGGCTACCTGTACGCGGTGTCCCGGCACCTGGACGCCGACGCCCCCGCCACCCTCGTGGCCTGCGTGGCCGGCTGGGCGGGCGTCGGGGAGATGTGGAACTTCTTCGGCATCGACAACGCCTTCTACCACCTGGCGCTGATCCCGGCCGTGCTCCAGGCCGCCGGCCTGCGGTCCGGGCCACGGATGGGCCTGGTGGTCAACGAGTTCTACCTCCTCGACGGGATGAAGTTCTCCACCAGCCGTGGCCACGCGATCTGGTCGCACGAACTGCTCGCCACCGAGGACCCGGCCGTCGTCCGCGCCTACCTGAGCTGGGACCGGCCCGACACCCACGGCACCGACTTCACCCTGGCCGGGTTCACCGCGTTCAAGGAGTACCTGGGCCGAATCCTCGCAGGGGTCGACGCCTCCCCGCTGCCGGCGGCGCTCGCCGACGCGGAGCTGGAGCGGGCCCTGCGGGCGCTGCGGCTGGAGACCTTCGACGTGGCGGCGGCGGTACGGGGCGCGGTGAACGCGCACGCGGCCCGACCCGAGGGGGCCCGGCGGGTCCTGGACGCGGTGTTCGGGATCGGGCAGCCCGGATGA
- a CDS encoding ATP-grasp domain-containing protein: MSPHTHGASERPLLVVVSSLGQSTREPFLASLAGHYRVWLFIGGPGRADEPSWEVPYLTGHTVVDTLDADAMLAAAQKLAAEETITGILTYDEARVVPTAVVATALGLPTSEPEAFARCRDKTASREALAACGVPQATSVSVRSLDHAREVAAELGYPVVVKPRHLATSIAVIRADSPADLEVAYDAARSATLPETPAYYEFGVLVEEFLDGYEISVDSACFDGRVVPLAVARKATGYAPSFEETGHVVDGRVDWAADDELMDVLVRAHAAVGLHTGTSHVELKYTSSGLKVVEINARLGGDLVPYLGQLATGVDLSLAAAAIATGAPVDLERTESRVAAIRFYYPATEVTVRSVDFDRSLLPAGTERAVPLAQPGQEMLLPPRGFGWMSRLAHVVVVAPDTETAAAALDAAAGALLVVTEESTL, encoded by the coding sequence GTGAGCCCACATACACACGGAGCTAGTGAGCGCCCACTCCTGGTCGTCGTCAGCAGCCTGGGTCAGAGCACCCGCGAGCCCTTCCTGGCCTCCCTGGCCGGGCACTACCGGGTCTGGCTCTTCATCGGCGGCCCCGGCCGCGCCGACGAGCCCAGCTGGGAGGTGCCGTACCTGACCGGGCACACCGTGGTCGACACCCTCGACGCCGACGCGATGCTCGCGGCGGCGCAGAAGCTGGCCGCCGAGGAGACCATCACCGGGATCCTCACCTACGACGAGGCACGCGTCGTGCCCACCGCCGTCGTCGCCACCGCGCTGGGCCTGCCGACGAGCGAGCCCGAGGCGTTCGCCCGCTGTCGCGACAAGACGGCGTCCCGCGAGGCACTGGCGGCCTGCGGGGTGCCGCAGGCGACCTCCGTCTCCGTGCGCTCCCTCGACCACGCCCGCGAAGTGGCCGCCGAGCTGGGGTATCCGGTGGTCGTGAAGCCCCGCCACCTCGCCACGAGCATCGCGGTGATCCGGGCGGACTCGCCCGCGGACCTCGAGGTCGCCTACGACGCGGCCCGGTCGGCGACCCTGCCGGAGACCCCCGCGTACTACGAGTTCGGGGTCCTGGTCGAGGAGTTCCTCGACGGGTACGAGATCAGCGTCGACTCCGCCTGCTTCGACGGGCGCGTGGTTCCGCTGGCGGTGGCGCGCAAGGCGACCGGCTACGCACCGTCCTTCGAGGAGACCGGGCACGTCGTCGACGGCCGGGTCGACTGGGCCGCTGACGACGAGCTGATGGACGTCCTGGTCCGGGCGCACGCCGCCGTCGGCCTGCACACGGGCACGTCGCACGTGGAGCTGAAGTACACCTCGAGCGGGTTGAAGGTTGTGGAGATCAACGCCCGACTGGGCGGTGACCTCGTGCCCTACCTGGGACAGCTGGCCACCGGGGTGGACCTGAGCCTGGCCGCGGCCGCGATCGCCACCGGAGCGCCGGTGGACCTCGAGCGCACCGAGAGCCGGGTCGCGGCGATCCGGTTCTACTACCCCGCGACCGAGGTGACCGTCCGCTCGGTCGACTTCGACCGGTCGCTGTTGCCGGCGGGCACCGAACGGGCCGTCCCGCTCGCCCAGCCCGGCCAGGAGATGCTGCTCCCGCCGCGTGGCTTCGGCTGGATGTCCCGGCTGGCGCACGTCGTCGTCGTGGCCCCCGACACCGAGACCGCGGCGGCGGCCCTGGACGCCGCCGCCGGCGCACTGCTGGTCGTCACCGAGGAGAGCACGCTATGA
- a CDS encoding MFS transporter: MSGSTVEQAGPWVTFRELSGTVRLAMLGVFVNQFGFFLQAFLVLYLTHRGFSEQKALYAMAAYGLGAVIGLLFGGQLTDRVSPRTTIILSMAATTVLPLTITFMSSYPAIVAVVVPAGIMAQLYRPASSAILAALVPPARHVMAFSMNRIAMNLGVVFGPLAAGLLIAANLWDQLFWVTSVTSAIYALIAVFFLPKGRIGEESAASGGEAATERRSILRDGRYMVFLFAVLANALVYVQSYALLPLTLKDRGHSDQLFSLILTVSALVLISCELLITKITQTWQARFAAAAGLALLGIGMAAYGLPVGGLVVVFLGAAVVVFGQIIGGPSIFAYPAKVAPPGTIGRYMGGFFAAFGLGQALGPMLVAPAHQWFGESLWFAIGGLSLIAGLAALVGMRGAAVQPPTPDAATEPADSAPATA; this comes from the coding sequence ATGAGTGGTTCCACCGTCGAGCAGGCCGGCCCCTGGGTGACGTTCCGCGAGTTGAGCGGCACGGTGCGCCTGGCGATGCTGGGTGTGTTCGTCAACCAGTTCGGCTTCTTCCTGCAGGCGTTCCTGGTGCTGTACCTGACCCATCGTGGCTTCTCCGAGCAGAAGGCCCTGTATGCGATGGCGGCCTACGGCCTCGGCGCGGTCATCGGGCTGCTGTTCGGCGGTCAGCTCACCGACCGGGTGAGCCCACGCACGACGATCATCCTGTCGATGGCGGCCACGACGGTGCTGCCGCTGACGATCACGTTCATGTCGAGTTACCCGGCGATCGTCGCGGTGGTCGTGCCCGCCGGGATCATGGCCCAGCTGTACCGGCCGGCCTCCAGCGCCATTCTCGCGGCACTGGTTCCACCGGCGCGGCACGTGATGGCGTTCTCGATGAACCGGATCGCGATGAACCTGGGCGTGGTGTTCGGGCCGCTGGCCGCAGGCCTGCTGATCGCCGCGAACCTGTGGGACCAGCTGTTCTGGGTCACCTCCGTCACCTCGGCGATCTATGCGCTGATCGCCGTGTTCTTCCTGCCCAAGGGCCGCATCGGCGAGGAGTCCGCAGCGTCGGGCGGCGAGGCGGCCACGGAGCGCCGCAGCATCCTGCGGGACGGCCGGTACATGGTGTTCCTGTTCGCGGTGCTGGCCAACGCGCTGGTCTACGTCCAGTCATACGCGCTTCTGCCGCTGACGCTCAAGGACCGGGGCCACTCCGACCAGTTGTTCAGCCTGATCCTGACCGTCTCGGCGCTGGTCCTGATCTCCTGTGAGCTGCTGATCACGAAGATCACCCAGACCTGGCAGGCCCGGTTCGCCGCGGCGGCCGGACTCGCACTGCTGGGCATCGGCATGGCCGCCTACGGGCTGCCGGTCGGCGGGCTGGTGGTCGTCTTCCTCGGCGCGGCGGTCGTCGTGTTCGGGCAGATCATCGGCGGCCCGAGCATCTTCGCCTATCCGGCCAAGGTTGCCCCGCCGGGAACCATCGGCCGGTACATGGGCGGCTTCTTCGCCGCCTTCGGCCTCGGCCAGGCTCTCGGCCCGATGCTCGTGGCCCCGGCCCACCAGTGGTTCGGGGAGTCCCTCTGGTTCGCCATCGGAGGCCTGTCGTTGATCGCCGGGCTCGCGGCCCTGGTCGGCATGCGCGGCGCGGCCGTCCAGCCCCCGACCCCTGACGCCGCCACGGAGCCGGCGGACTCCGCCCCGGCTACGGCCTGA